GGTTATGACAATAGTCATGTAGAGTATTTTGCTGCAAAAGAAATAGTAGAAGCAGAGCAAAGTCATGCCTATGTGGTGGAGTTAGCTAAGTCAGGGATGATTTTAGATGTGCCAGCAGGTGGTTCTCTTATAGAGGTTTTAGAAACAGCCGGTGTGTTAGTGAATACTGCTTGTCGTCAGGGTATTTGTGGCGCTTGTGAAACTAAGGTGCTAGAGGGAATGCCAGATCATCGTGATAGCGTACTAAGCCCACGTCAAAAGGCGGCTAATGATGTGATGATGGTATGTGTGTCTGGGTGTAAGAGTGATAAGTTAATACTAGATTTATAGCAACAGCTATCATAGATATTATTCATAATAAAAAAGCGACTCAAGGGTCGCTTTTTTATTGGTTAACAGCAGTTATTATTCTGCTGTTTCTTCAGCTTCATCGTTAGTTGTAGGCACTTCAGCCATATTTAAATTACTGGTGTCAATGACTACATTATTAGGATCAATATTGTCACCATAGAAAGGTTTAACAGTTTTATCGTAAGCCTTATGGAAAAACTCTTCATTTTGCAGTTTACCGATTTCTTCATTAACCCAGTTTAATAATTCAACATTGTCTTTTTTAACTGCTGGTGCAATCACATCATCTTCACCTACTTTATGTAAGGCTACTTCAAAATCAGGGTTATTTTTAGTCCATGCATAAAGTAATGTATTGTCATGAGCTAAGCCTACACCACGACCATCTTTAAGTGCAGCAAAGGCTTCTGAGTTATGGTCATATTTCTGCAATTTAACATTAGGGTAATGTTTGGCAAAATAAGTTTCAGCAGTAGTACCTTTATTAACAATCAGTACTTTGCCATCTAATTGTTCAACATCGGTAATAGCGCCAGTTTTAGGAGAAACAACACCTATTGCTGTTTTCATATAAGGTTTGGCAAAATCTACTTGGGTAGCACGCTCAGGTGTCACTGTAAAATTAGCTAGCGTAATATCTACTTTATTAGAGGTAAGTACATTAATGCGATTTTGTGCTTCAGTAAGCACAAATTTCACCTTATTTTCATCACCTAGTAAATCTTTAGCAAGGCGTTTAGCTAGTTCAATATCATAACCTTGGCTATTGCCTTCTTTATCAACATAACCAAAAGGTGGTTTATCACTAAAAACCGCTACGCGTAGCTCTCCACGATCTTTAATGGCTTGTAGGCTTGAGGCAGAAGGAGGTTGTACGTTATCAGTTTCAACAGTTGGTTTATCACTGTCGCCACAAGCAGTTAAAGCAAAACAAAGAATACTGCTGAGGAGTAAGCCTGTGGTTTTTTTAGTTAATAATTTCATTATTGCTCCTTAAAAATCAAATACAGTCAAAAATTGTTTAGCACGTTCTGTTTGAGGATCTGTAAAGAAGGCTTCAGGTTCAGCCATTTCTACAATTTTACCTTGATCCATAAAGACAATTCTATTAGCCACACGTCTAGCAAAGCTCAGTTCATGAGTAACTAGAATCATGGTCATCCCTTGTTTGGCTAAATCTTGAATAACTTCTAGTACCTCTCGAACCATTTCAGGATCGAGAGAGGCAGTTACCTCATCAAAAAGCATAATTTCAGGATTCATGCAAAGGGCACGAACGATAGCAATACGTTGTTTTTGACCTCCTGATAGTTGTCTAGGATAAGCTGTTTTACGATCAATTAAACCAACACGGGTAAGTAACTCATCGGCTTGTTGCATAGCTTCAGTTTTAGCGCGTTTTTGTACTTTTAATGGACCTAATAAAATATTATCAATCACATTCATGTTAGGAAATAAGTCATAGCTTTGAAAAACCATGCCTACTTTTTGCCTTACTTGAATCCATGAGGTGGTAGGGGTGTTAAGTTCAATATTATCCAGTTTAATAGAACCTTGTTGAATACTTTCTAGGCCGTTTAAACAACGTAATAGGGTTGATTTACCACAACCTGAAGGGCCAAGTATGGTGACTACTTCGCCTTTCTGTACAGAGAGATCAATACCTTTTAGCACTTCACGTTCACCAAAGCGTTTATGAAGATCGGTTATTGCTAATAGTGTTTCAGTGTTATCAATCATATTTAAAGCCCGACCTTATCAACCTTTTCTTTTGGTTAAACGTTGTGAAAGTTTGGATAATGGATAGCAGATAGCAAAGAACACTAATAAGATAAATCCATAAATCCAGAACGGTGCCATATCATTACCCATCATGGTGGCATATTCGATAATTTCTTTGCCCACTTTAGTAATATCTTGCACGCTGATTAAAACAAGTAAAGAAGTAGTCATAATAATTCTAGCGGCTAAATTAATAGCAGGGGGTACAGCAAGTTTTAAAGCTTGAGGCAGTAATACATAACAGAATAATTGGGTTTTGTTTAAACCAATTGCTAAGGCAGATTCTGTTTGGTGTTTAGGTAATGAAATAATAGCACTACGAATAATATCACTCATTTCAGCAGCACCCCAAAAGGTGAAAGCAAGTATACCGACTAACCGACCGTCAATATTTAAATTAAATATACTCGGTAAGGTGTAGTAAAGAATATAAAGTAGTACTAGGGTAGGCAGAACGCGAACAACTTCCAAATAAATTCGGAAGATAATACGTACTACCAGTTTGTTAGAGGTACGAATAATACCAAATAATGTACCCAACAAACTGCTTAGTAAAATAGCAGCAAAAGAAACTTCTAAGGTGAAATACAGCCCTTCTAAAAGGCGTTTAATAGTAATCCAATCAAAGAGGATATTAATTCCCAAATTCTGCATGGCGCATCCTCTTTTCAATATAAGACAATAAGCAAATAAAAGGTAATATCACAATAAGATAAGCAACCACTAGTAACAGTAAGTTTTCATTACTGTGACCATCATTACTAATAAAGTTAATGGCAATAGTAGTGATGTCAGTCCCTGCAATAGCAGTAAATACAGAGGTTTCTTTAAATAAAAAAATACAGTTAGCACCTAATGCAGGTACACAATAGGAAATAGCTTGTGGCAATACTATATAGCGAATCATTTGCAAACGATTCAAACCAATTGCTTGCCCTGATTCAAATTGTGATTTAGCCACTGCTTCAATACCACTACGAAAAGCTTCTGCCATATAAGCGCCGCCTAACAGAGATAAACCAATCAGTGCAGTTACCTCAAAACTTAGTGTAATCTTAAAGGCTCTAGGTAAACCAAAATAGATAAAAAATAAATGAAGCAACAGTGGCGTATTTCTGAAAAAAGCTATATAACCTCTAGCAATAGCAGAGATAACCGTAATCCTATAAAAAATAACAATGCTACAAACAGCACCTATAATAATCGCAGCCAAAATCCCTACTGCTGATATTTTAACTGTAAGCCACAGAGCATGTTCAAAGGTTGGTAAAACTTGTTGAATATATGACCAGTTAAACACACTATCCTCTTGGATTAATTTAAATTCACAAACATAAATTAAAGCGTGGTTAGCTTAAACAGTCAAACAACTTTTACGAATATTGATATAACTTTATCGTGTAATTGGATAATCCAATAGAGTTATTTTCATTGTTTTTAAGTCTGTGAAAGCTTTTTATTGCATCCATTGTCTCTGTGATAACAATAAAATAATTTATTGTATCATCTCCCATGTTAATCCAAATTTTTGTAGGTATTTACGTAAACGGTCAGAGTCATTGATGGTGGCTCTTTGTTGGCATGACTGATTAAACAGTTTACGACCTGCCTCTGACATATTACGGCTTTTTCTACATATTTCTATAATGCTTGGCAATTGTAATTGATCAAATAAATCCAGTGTATCCCAAGTTTCTTGGTCTAGTCGTTGGATACAAAACTGTTGTTGTGTTTGAGATTGTTGTTCTGCGGGTGTAGTTTTTTTCCACATCCACTCAAGGCGTTGAATCTCAGCTTCTACTATATCGCGGGTAATCCTGCCACTATAAACTAACCACAGGAGTGGGTGGATAATAGTAATAAAGATTTTAAGTGACAAATAAATGCCAGTGGAAATACATTAGGGCATTGTGACCTTCGGGTTTTGCAGATTTGAGTCCTGCCAGTATTATACTGTGGCGGAATTGATAGACGCGCTTTGTAGCAAATTTTCACACCTTATTGTTGCAAAACACTTATTCTTATTCATGAAGTGAAATACTTCCCATCATTTTATTATTTTCTAGATAAATAGAAATAAACCTTGTAGCATAATAAATAGACTATGGGGAGTTATTATGAGATTTCAATTATCAAAGATTATTACTAAAACAGGTGACCAAGGTACTACTCGTATAGGTGATGGTTCTCGTATCAGCAAAAGCTCTCCACGTATTATGGCTATTGGTGGTATTGACGAGTTAAATACTGCTATTGGTGTATTGCGTGTTTATATAGAAGATAAAGAAATTTTTGATAATCTAGTAACAATCCAACATCAATTATTAGTAGCAGGTTCACAATTAGCAAACTCTAATCGTTGTGCATTAGCAACGCGTCACGTTGAGTTTCTAGAGAGTTGGGCGGCTGAGTTAATGAAGCAGTTAGAACCAGTACAAGATTTCGTATTACCTGGTGGTTCGCAAGCAGGTGCGCATTGTCATGTGGCGAGGGTAACTTGTCGTCGTACTGAACGCTATGTTATTGCTGCTGATCTGCAAGATGAATATATCCCGATGACTATTCAATATTTAAATCGTCTATCTGATGTATTGTTTGTATTAGCAAGGGTGCTAAATAAACAGCAAGGTATTTCAGAAATTGTTTTAAATAGACAGATTTAATATTTTAAGGCCATTTAGTATGACAAAGTTATATCCTTTGACGCTTAAGTTAGTAAACAAAAAAGTATTGGTAGTGGGCGCAGGAAAAGTAGCTTTGCGTAAGTTGCAAGGCTTGCTGGGAACAGGTGCAGAGATTACAGTAGTATCGCCAGAGGTATTGCCAGAAATAAAAACATTGCCTGATATACAAATAATCCAACGTCCTTTTCAAGCTAATGATACTAAAGGAATGCATATTATTTATGCAGCAACGGATAAGCAGCAGGTAAATGATGAGGTAGGGCGATATATTGAACATTGGCAATGGTTTGATGATACTGCATTGCCTGAGGCTTCCAATTTTTTTACACCTGCGGTTATTCGAGAAAAGGGTCTAATCGTATCTATTTCTACAGAAGCACGAGATCCTACTCGTGCCAAGTTAATTAAACAAAAGATCACTGATTTTTTACTTAAATCAACAAACTAGTGATTATTTTGAATAGTGTTGTAGTTTTCCAGCTATTTCAATTAGTATGTTACTTAATTAATGCGTTTTTGATTAGTAATAACAAGTTGTTATTATGGAAGCAGGTGTGATTCCTGCGCAGCCCCCGCTGCTGTAATGTGGACGATCCTCTAAGACACCACTGAACGAAATGTTTGGGAAGGTAGAGGAAAGGATGAAGCAAAGCCAGAAGACCATCTAAACGCAGAGTAACACCTTCGGTGGGAGGGTATGTTCTGCTTATTTTGTTTATTTAGCCCATATACAATCTATAGCAAAACGAAAATCCCTACCTGACAGAAGGTGGGGATTTTTGTTTTCGGGCGGATGGACAAAAGATATTGTGAAAAAAATTATGTTTGGGGCAACTCACAGTGGGGCAGGTAAAACCACTGTAACGTTAGGTTTAATGCATGCTTTAACGCGACGAGGCTTAAAGGTGCAACCTTATAAAGTAGGTCCTGACTATATCGATACAGGTTGGCATAAATTAGCTACAGGCTATGCATCATTTAATCTTGATGCGTTTATGTTACCTGAAAATAATCTTAAATACCTTTTCCAGTCTCACGCTAAAACTGCCGATATTAACATTATTGAAGGGGTAATGGGGCTATATGATGGTTATGGTGTTGACCCTAATTATTGCAGTAGCGCAGGTTTAGCCAAAATATTAAATTGCCCGATTATTTTAGTGGTTGATGGAAAAGCGGTTTCAACTTCTATTGCTGCTACGGTTATGGGGTTTCAAAAATTTCAACCCAATGTGCCTATTGTGGGGGTATTGGTTAATCGGGTGAATACCGATAGCCACTATCAACTACTCAAACAAGCCATAGAAACCTATTGTCAAATACCTGTATTAGGTCGTTTGCCTAATATGCCAGAGTTAGTATTGCCTGAACGCCATTTGGGTCTAGTACCTACTGAAGAAATGCAGGATATGCAAAGTTACTGGCAGCAATTAGCCGATGCTATAGAACAGTATATTGAAGTAGATCGTATTATTGAGTTAAGTGCAGGTCAAGAGCTTGCAGTTAATGAGCCTAAATTACCCAATACAGCTAAATACCAAGGTTTAACAATGGCCATTGCACAGGATGCAGCATTCCATTTTTATTACCAAGATAATTTAGATTTGCTTAAGCAACTAGGCTTGCAGTTAATACCTTTTAGCCCATTAACGGATAGCCAATTACCTGAATGCGATTTGGTTTATTTAGGGGGCGGTTTTCCCGAAGTGTTTGCAGAGCAACTAGCTGCTAATCAAGCTATGCGCCAGTCTATTTTGCAAGCACATCAGCAAGCTAAACCTATTTATGCTGAATGTGGTGGTTTGATGTATTTAGGCGAGTCTTTACAGGTTGATGGTAAGAGTTTTGACATGGTGGGGGTATTAGCAGGTTATAGTCAAATGACTAAAGGCTTAAAACGTTTTGGTTATTGTGAGGGTAGAGCATTAACCAATACTTTATTGGCTGATACGGGTGAAATATTAAAAGGCCATGAATTCCACCATTCAGAGTTTTTCACAGATTTGCCTTGTGCTTTTGCCATGTATAAAACCCGTGATGGCGAAGTTATTAAACAATGGCAAGGTGGTTATCAAGTAGGCAATACCCTAGCAAGTTACCTGCATATTCATTTTTATCAAAATCCTTTTATGCTGTGCCATTGGCTGGATAGGGCGCTAGTATGAGTTATTTATTGCCTATTCTTCCAATCATTATTGGCTTTGTGGCGGATTTATTATTGGGTGACCCGCAAGGATGGCCTCATCCTGTGCGTTGGATAGGTAATAGCATTACTTTTGTGCAACAAAAGATTCGCTACTTATGCACTAATGATGCCTCCCTAAAATGGGGTGGTTTATGGTTATGGTTGATTATTGTCGGTGGTACTTTCTTAGTAACTTGGGGCTTACTCTATTTACTGGGCTTATGGTCATGGTGGGTGAGTTTTATTGTTGAATGTGTGTTAGCCTATACCATCTTAGCTACTAAGTGTTTAAAAGATGCTGCAATGTCTGTTTATCAGGCATTAGATACAGGTACAGTAGAGCAAGCACGAGTGCAGTTATCTTATATTGTGGGTAGGGATACCACAGAACTAGATAAACCACAGATGACTCGAGCAGTGGTTGAAACCGTAGCAGAGAATAGTGTCGATGGCATTATTGCTCCTTTGTTCTATTTGTTTATTGGTGGTGTGCCCTTAGCGATGGCTTATAAGGCAGTCAACACCTTAGATTCAATGGTGGGTTATCAAACCCCTAAATATAAAGCCATTGGTTATTTTTCTGCCAAGTTAGATGATATCTTTAATTATATCCCTGCGCGTATTAGTTGGTTGTTATTTGCCTTTGCCGCCTATTTACTCAAACTCAATGCTAAAGCTGCTTTAGTTATCGGTTGGCGTGATCGTAAACAACATAAAAGCCCCAATTGTGCATGGCCTGAGGCGACTGTGGCGGGTGCGCTTGGTGTTCGCTTAGGTGGGCCCAATAATTATTTTGGTGAGTTAGTAGAGAAACCTTGGTTAGGGGATGAAGTTCGCCCTATTGAGCAAAATGATATTACTAGCACCATTCAACTGATGTATGTAGCCGCAACATTAGCTTTGTTAGTGTTTACGGCTAGTTATTGCTTTATTAAGTTTTTAGGCTAAGGAAAACAAATGACCTATATAACCCAACCACAAAATATTGAAGATAGAAGTTTTGAAATTATTCAAGAAATTATTGAAGAAATTAGACCTGATTATGAGTTTGTGGATGAACTGCAAGAAAAGATCATTAAACGTTGTGTACATACCAGTGCTGACTTTGATTGGTTAGATATTCTTAAATTTTCTGATGATGCAAATCAAGCATTATTAGCTGCTTTAAAAAATGGTGCCACTATTTATACCGATACTAATATGGTGTTATCTGGCATGAATAAAACCCGTTTAGATAAGTTAGGTTGTCAGTATCGTTGTTATGTAGCAGACCCGATTACCCGTGACATTGCCCATGCTAAAGGAATTACTCGCTCCATGGCGGCGGTTGAACAAGCAGCTGGCGAAGAGGGTGAGAAAATCTTCGTATTTGGTAATGCACCAACGGCACTGTTCCGTTTATTAGAGTTATATCAAGAGGGTAAATTAAAACCAGCCGCTGTGGTTGGTGTTCCTGTAGGGTTTGTGGGAGCGGCTGAATCAAAAGATGCCTTAATGCAAAGTGATTTACCTTATATTGCCGCGGCAGGGCGCAAAGGTGGTTCTAATATTGCGGCAGCTATTATCAATGCTTTGTTATATAGCATGTGAGTATTAACTAATGGAACACTTTGTTTGGATTGACAATAAGCAGTACCGTAAAGGCTATACCACTGGCTCTTGTGCCACAGCAGCAGCTAAAGTAGCGGCCTTAATGGTATTGCAGCAAGTTGTTATTCCACAAGTTTCAATTATTACACCATCAGGTGTGGTATTAGATTTAGATGTATTAGAGCCTAGTATTGAAGGTAATACAGCCGTTGCCGCCATTCAAAAAGATGGTGGTGATGATATAGATGTTACTCACGGTATGTTAATTTTTGCCCAAGTAACACTGAATGATTCAGGCAAAATTACCATTGATGGCGGTGAAGGGGTAGGCAGAGTAACCCGTAAAGGGGTGCGCCATGAAATAGGTTCTGCGGCTATTAACGATACTCCTCGAAGAACCATTGAGGAAGCAGTGCGTGAAGTAATCGGTGAGCAAAAAGGGGCAGCGGTGATTATTTTTGCACCTGAAGGTGCAGAACGAGCACAACAAACCTTTAATCCTCGTTTAGGAATTATGGATGGTATTTCTATCTTGGGTACAACAGGTATTGTTACCCCTATGTCTGATGAAAGTTGGAAAAAGTCCATCACCCTAGAAATTGAGATGAAACAGGCGCAAGGGCTACAGAAAATTATTTTTGTTCCCGGTAATCATGGTGAAAAGTTTGCTGAAGAAATGGGCATGAACAGTAACTATGTGGTGGTAATGAGTAACTTTGTGCGCTATGTGCTAAAAGATGCTGAGCGATTAGGCTTTAAACGAGTTTTATTGTTAGGTCATTTAGGTAAATTAATTAAAGTGGCGGCGGGTATCTTCCATACCCACAACCATGTGGCAGATGGACGTATTGAAACGCTTATTGCGGTATTAGCACTGATGGGTGTACCACAAGCATTTTTATTAAAAATTGATGACTGTAAAACCACTGAAGCTGCTATGGAACTCATTGAGCAAGAAGGCTATCAAGCGGTTTACCAACATATTGCGTTACGTATTAAAGACCGTGTTGAGCAACTATCAAAGTTTACTAAAAACCCCATGCAAGCCGATGCTATTTTATGTTCGATGGATGGCAGAATTTTAGGCAGTAGTGCTCCTTTAACTGAATTAATAGAGGAGTTTCGGGAATGATTAATGTAGTAGGTTTAGGGCCAGGTTCAGCGGATTATCTAGTGCCTTTAGCTAAACGTCTAATCGATGATTGTGACTGGATTGTTGGTGCAGAACGACAATTAGTGGCAGTACCTCATCAGCATGCGAAAGCGCATTTATTAGATAAAAAATTATCCGATCTTATTGTATGGCTAAAACAACACCAACATGAAAAAGTGGTGGTATTAGCTTCTGGTGATCCCATGTTATATGGCTTGGGTAAATATATTAACCAGCAAATGAGTAGCAGTGAAGTACAGGTAGTATCAGGTATCAGCTCTATGCAATACCTTTTCTCACGTATTGCACTGGATATGAATGATGTTTATCTAACCAGCAGTCATGGTAAAACCCCCGACTTTGATTTTATGTTACAGCATAAGAAAGTAGCCTTAGTGACGGATGACAAAATCGGTCCTTACCAAATTGCACAACAAATTATTAACCGTGGTTTACAACGTACTCTTGTGATTGGCGAAAATCTTTCTTATCCCAACGAACAAATTACGATTATGCCAGCCACAGAAGTATTAGACCAACCTTATCAAATGAATGTAGTGGTGATTATTGATGAAAGATGAATTATTTATTCGGGGTGATGTACCCATGACTAAAGAAGAAGTTCGGGTATTAACCATCGACTGGTTAAATTTAGAAAATGCGAGCACATTAGTTGATGTGGGGGCAGGTACGGGCAGTATCTGTATTGAGGCTAGTTTACGTTATCCTAATTTAAAAACTATTGCCATTGAGAAAAATCCAGAGGCCATTAGTTTAATTAAACAAAACTGTGACAAGTTTGCTGTTACTAATCTACAGGTTATTGAAGGTAATGCACCCGAAGTATTACCTAAGCAACCTATTGATGCTGTATTTGTAGGCGGTAGTGGTGGCGCTTTAGATGAAATTATTAGCTGGGCATTTACCCATTTAAATCCACAAGGGCGTTTAGTACTGAACTTTATTTTATTAAATAACCTCATGGAAGCCTTAGATATTCTACAACAAGTTGGTTTTGAAAATATTGAAGCAAGCCAGCTACAAGTATCACGTTTAACCAAGTTGGGTAAGGGCAAATATTTTAAACCTAATAATCCAACCTATATTATTTCCTGTACAAAAGGGGCAGTAAGCGAATGACACAAGCAACCATTGATTATAGTAAAGTTTATTTTATTGGTGCAGGCCCTGGTGATTGTGAATTAATTACTTTAAAAGGTTACCGTATTTTAGCTGAGGCGGATGTAGTGATTTATGCAGGCTCACTCATTAATCACGATTTATTAAAGTATTGTAAAGAGGGTGCAGCTTGTCACGACAGTGCAAAACTGAACTTAGAAGAAATTATCAGTTTAATGCAACAGGGCATAGAGCAAGGCAAATTAGTGGTACGCCTCCAAACGGGAGATCTATCACTGTATGGTTCAATTCGTGAACAAAGTGAAGAATTGGCCAAGTTGAATATTGGTTTTGTTTCTGTACCTGGTGTGAGTTCTTTCTTAGGCGCAGCTTCACAATTAGGCGTGGAATATACCGTGCCTGAAGTGGCACAAAGTCTAATTATTACCCGTATGGAAGGGCGTACCCCAATGCCTTTTAAAGAATCTTTAGAGGCTTTTGCACAACACCAAACCTCAATGGCTATCTTCTTATCAGTACAAAATATCGCCAGTGTGGTCGATAACTTACATGATGAGGGCAAGGGTTATCCTATGGATACGCCTGTGGCAGTGATCTATAAGGCAACATGGCCAGATGAGCAAAAAGTTGAGGGTACCTTAGCGGATATCGCACAGAAGGTAAAAGAAGCAGGTATTAATAAAACGGCACTTATTTTAGTGGGTCGTTTTCTTGGTGAAGAGTACCACTACTCGAAACTCTATGACGCAGATTTTAGCCATGAATTTAGAAAAGCCTGAATTAGCTATACTAACCGTTACACCAGGGGCTAAAGCACAGGCTTTACGCTTGGCTAAGTTAATTCCTTGTGATTGTTATACCAGCGATAAGCTGGTTAGCGAAGGCTTTATAGGCTTTAACGGTAGCATGGCGGATTGTGTAAAAAGGTTATTCGCTAGTTATCAGTCATTACTGTTTATTTGTGCCACTGGTATTACGGTGCGCATGATTGCGCCCTTAGTGACTGATAAGTTAGCAGACCCTGCGGTACTGGTAATGGATGAGCAAGCACAGCATGTCATTAGTTTACTCTCTGGGCATGTTGGTGGTGGTAATAAGCTAACTATGCAGATTGCCCAACTGTTAGGGGCAACCCCTGTTATTACTACGGCTACTGATGTTAATCAAGTGGCGGCATTAGATACCTTAATTCAAGAAGTAGGCGGGGATGTAGCTTCTTATCGACAACAGGTTAAAGATATTAATCAAATATTGGTGAGTGGTCAGCGAGTTGGACTATACCTTGAACAGGTTAGTGTCAAAGATGTTCGAGGCTTTGTAGCGGTAACAGACCTTAAGCAATTACCAAGCGAATTAGCTGCCCTCGTGGTTGTATCCAATCGCACCGATTTACAGGTTAATAGTGATTACCCAGTGATTCAAGTTATTCCCAAAAATATTGTAGTGGGGATGGGCTGTCGGCGTGATACCGATGCTGAGTTAATCTATCAAACACTTTGTCAGCACTTAGCAAAATATCAGCTAGATATACGAGCCATTAAACAAATTGGCAGTGTCATTATTAAGCAAGATGAACAAGGGCTTATTGCTTTAGCTAAGCGTTTAGCAGTGCCCTTTACCGTATTTACGATTGAAGAGTTACAGCAGCATGAGCATCGCTTTGCTGCTTCTGAATTTGTCCGCAAAACCCTAGGCATAGGCAGTGTATCACAGCCCTCTGCGTGGATTATGAGCGACGGCAATTTATTAGGTGAAACGTTAAAACAGGATGGTATTACCATCACATTAGGAGTAAGTATATGTTGTATTTAGTAGGTTTAGGCCCTGGTGATGAAGGTTCAATGACTCAAGATGCAGTAGCCGCTATTAAAAATTCAGAGGTAATAGTCGGTTATAAAACCTATACCAATCTAATCAAGCCTTTAATTGAAGGTAAAGAGCTCGTTAGAACAGGTATGTGTAAAGAGATAGAGCGCTGTGAAGTGGCGATTGAAGCCGCCAAAACAGGCAAAAATGTCGCCTTAGTAAGCAGCG
This portion of the Entomomonas sp. E2T0 genome encodes:
- a CDS encoding cysteine ABC transporter substrate-binding protein, with the translated sequence MKLLTKKTTGLLLSSILCFALTACGDSDKPTVETDNVQPPSASSLQAIKDRGELRVAVFSDKPPFGYVDKEGNSQGYDIELAKRLAKDLLGDENKVKFVLTEAQNRINVLTSNKVDITLANFTVTPERATQVDFAKPYMKTAIGVVSPKTGAITDVEQLDGKVLIVNKGTTAETYFAKHYPNVKLQKYDHNSEAFAALKDGRGVGLAHDNTLLYAWTKNNPDFEVALHKVGEDDVIAPAVKKDNVELLNWVNEEIGKLQNEEFFHKAYDKTVKPFYGDNIDPNNVVIDTSNLNMAEVPTTNDEAEETAE
- a CDS encoding cobyrinate a,c-diamide synthase produces the protein MKKIMFGATHSGAGKTTVTLGLMHALTRRGLKVQPYKVGPDYIDTGWHKLATGYASFNLDAFMLPENNLKYLFQSHAKTADINIIEGVMGLYDGYGVDPNYCSSAGLAKILNCPIILVVDGKAVSTSIAATVMGFQKFQPNVPIVGVLVNRVNTDSHYQLLKQAIETYCQIPVLGRLPNMPELVLPERHLGLVPTEEMQDMQSYWQQLADAIEQYIEVDRIIELSAGQELAVNEPKLPNTAKYQGLTMAIAQDAAFHFYYQDNLDLLKQLGLQLIPFSPLTDSQLPECDLVYLGGGFPEVFAEQLAANQAMRQSILQAHQQAKPIYAECGGLMYLGESLQVDGKSFDMVGVLAGYSQMTKGLKRFGYCEGRALTNTLLADTGEILKGHEFHHSEFFTDLPCAFAMYKTRDGEVIKQWQGGYQVGNTLASYLHIHFYQNPFMLCHWLDRALV
- a CDS encoding cob(I)yrinic acid a,c-diamide adenosyltransferase; protein product: MRFQLSKIITKTGDQGTTRIGDGSRISKSSPRIMAIGGIDELNTAIGVLRVYIEDKEIFDNLVTIQHQLLVAGSQLANSNRCALATRHVEFLESWAAELMKQLEPVQDFVLPGGSQAGAHCHVARVTCRRTERYVIAADLQDEYIPMTIQYLNRLSDVLFVLARVLNKQQGISEIVLNRQI
- a CDS encoding amino acid ABC transporter permease; the protein is MFNWSYIQQVLPTFEHALWLTVKISAVGILAAIIIGAVCSIVIFYRITVISAIARGYIAFFRNTPLLLHLFFIYFGLPRAFKITLSFEVTALIGLSLLGGAYMAEAFRSGIEAVAKSQFESGQAIGLNRLQMIRYIVLPQAISYCVPALGANCIFLFKETSVFTAIAGTDITTIAINFISNDGHSNENLLLLVVAYLIVILPFICLLSYIEKRMRHAEFGN
- a CDS encoding amino acid ABC transporter ATP-binding protein; the encoded protein is MIDNTETLLAITDLHKRFGEREVLKGIDLSVQKGEVVTILGPSGCGKSTLLRCLNGLESIQQGSIKLDNIELNTPTTSWIQVRQKVGMVFQSYDLFPNMNVIDNILLGPLKVQKRAKTEAMQQADELLTRVGLIDRKTAYPRQLSGGQKQRIAIVRALCMNPEIMLFDEVTASLDPEMVREVLEVIQDLAKQGMTMILVTHELSFARRVANRIVFMDQGKIVEMAEPEAFFTDPQTERAKQFLTVFDF
- a CDS encoding bifunctional precorrin-2 dehydrogenase/sirohydrochlorin ferrochelatase, which codes for MTKLYPLTLKLVNKKVLVVGAGKVALRKLQGLLGTGAEITVVSPEVLPEIKTLPDIQIIQRPFQANDTKGMHIIYAATDKQQVNDEVGRYIEHWQWFDDTALPEASNFFTPAVIREKGLIVSISTEARDPTRAKLIKQKITDFLLKSTN
- a CDS encoding cobalt-precorrin-8 methylmutase; this encodes MTYITQPQNIEDRSFEIIQEIIEEIRPDYEFVDELQEKIIKRCVHTSADFDWLDILKFSDDANQALLAALKNGATIYTDTNMVLSGMNKTRLDKLGCQYRCYVADPITRDIAHAKGITRSMAAVEQAAGEEGEKIFVFGNAPTALFRLLELYQEGKLKPAAVVGVPVGFVGAAESKDALMQSDLPYIAAAGRKGGSNIAAAIINALLYSM
- the cbiB gene encoding adenosylcobinamide-phosphate synthase CbiB, which encodes MSYLLPILPIIIGFVADLLLGDPQGWPHPVRWIGNSITFVQQKIRYLCTNDASLKWGGLWLWLIIVGGTFLVTWGLLYLLGLWSWWVSFIVECVLAYTILATKCLKDAAMSVYQALDTGTVEQARVQLSYIVGRDTTELDKPQMTRAVVETVAENSVDGIIAPLFYLFIGGVPLAMAYKAVNTLDSMVGYQTPKYKAIGYFSAKLDDIFNYIPARISWLLFAFAAYLLKLNAKAALVIGWRDRKQHKSPNCAWPEATVAGALGVRLGGPNNYFGELVEKPWLGDEVRPIEQNDITSTIQLMYVAATLALLVFTASYCFIKFLG
- a CDS encoding amino acid ABC transporter permease, which encodes MQNLGINILFDWITIKRLLEGLYFTLEVSFAAILLSSLLGTLFGIIRTSNKLVVRIIFRIYLEVVRVLPTLVLLYILYYTLPSIFNLNIDGRLVGILAFTFWGAAEMSDIIRSAIISLPKHQTESALAIGLNKTQLFCYVLLPQALKLAVPPAINLAARIIMTTSLLVLISVQDITKVGKEIIEYATMMGNDMAPFWIYGFILLVFFAICYPLSKLSQRLTKRKG